One stretch of Sinomonas terrae DNA includes these proteins:
- a CDS encoding endonuclease domain-containing protein → MPETLLRLSLLAYHFPEPELQIRLRPFDPLSPSGDLGYRVIQVVLQYDGAHHLSEEQRLRDLRRDAAFRSAGWVVVIVTADDLRNDFARARAELRALWAKRAA, encoded by the coding sequence GTGCCTGAAACGCTCCTTCGGCTGAGCCTGCTGGCGTACCATTTCCCGGAGCCGGAGCTACAGATACGGCTCCGACCCTTCGACCCGCTCTCGCCGAGCGGGGATCTCGGCTATCGGGTGATCCAGGTCGTTCTGCAGTACGACGGCGCCCATCACCTTTCGGAGGAACAGCGGCTCCGCGACCTGAGACGAGATGCCGCTTTTCGAAGCGCCGGATGGGTCGTGGTCATTGTCACTGCTGACGACCTTCGCAACGACTTCGCCCGTGCGCGAGCTGAACTGCGCGCCCTATGGGCGAAGCGAGCCGCCTGA